From the Drosophila suzukii chromosome 2 unlocalized genomic scaffold, CBGP_Dsuzu_IsoJpt1.0 scf_2c, whole genome shotgun sequence genome, one window contains:
- the LOC139354417 gene encoding uncharacterized protein — protein sequence MRSVIQQRGFCKSQITRAHNNATKFVEDIQSIPTLVARLAQLQDNYLRFVRLTEDLYAYESEEGWEDPAEDVDIYEEKHYATYAILSNTLEDLKAEVANNTLLVSDQSFNTTRRSHVDFQFERIKLPTFSGNYEDWKHFSDMFTASIASNTNFTECQRFHYLKSYLSGEALALVKHIPVTNENYSEAWDKLEKRYNKKPLIIRSFLNSFLTLPSATTSSISTVRKLVDGADEVIRGLRALKCDERDPWLIFILLSKLDPETRQSWAQRAESENSSVTIEQFLTFLTPQARRSAATHHADAHQRRDDNKCLYCQQAHQLYRCDQFLTLDIAARREFLKTRKLCFNCLSASHMVGNCTSKHTCRVCRRKHHTLVHDTPQPFRPGEPNESPSVNTGNLSSTPRDRSFSTNNKLRTHEETPSGSVPPVGNNYTHHTLENIPYAGSQTLLPTILADVDDAWGNTTKCRMLLDTGSTITLASEPFDQRIGVHRTHARISILGLAANNAGHTRGRARFKLRSRHSDHIIEMDSLILSSLTSSLPAQTIDTSSSTWKEISALPLADPTFCTPGSIDVIVGSDQLWSLYTGERKYFGKNYPIALNTIFGWIIAGSYTACDDHITPAVTHHADLDTMVRSFMEMDNVQPNQSLLDSSDPTESHFANTHTRSEDGVYIVEYPFKDGAPPIESTLPQATNRLVSLERRFRRHPELKKQYEEFLDDYLQRGHMEQLTSAQVMDDPDTCVYLPHHAVIKQDSLTTKCRVVFDGSGKDSSGISLNDRLHIGPPIQRDLLGVCLRFRQHRYVLCADIEKMFRGIQVSRRHTNFQRIVWRKNENEPMLHFRLLTVTYGLAPSPFLAVRVLKQLADDHRLEYPAASQALSQDAYVDDIPTGCDSVEDLLVLKTELIGLLGKAKFKLRKWSSNCWNLLQSLPEEDRCYDPIQLTKGSPMESPVKVLGIQWNPGRDVMFVKPTEFDLSIVPTKRELLSQLSKIYDPLGIAAPTTVLLKLIFQESWTAVIHWDEPIPEALNARWRALVEDFSSLTKCQVPRYIAAPYQHIQLHGFADASMHAYGVVVYSRVASDGKFHINLVAAKTRVAPIKSVSIPRLELNAALLLTRLLTIVKASLTIPVNNTICWTDSEIVLHWLSAPPRNWNIYVCNRTAEILSEYPRSCWSHVRSEDNPADCASRGLHPSKLLDHELWWKGPSWMALPQYEWPLSTSKFRVDTHLEARAEERPAKPTTLHSLPDESMDELLINKISSWTRLIRVTSYCYRFIHRLRLQHRPYSEYLTSTELQAARNQLLRHIQRKAFQREYTQLENGRQLHAKSPLIRFSPFLDKDGLVRVGGRIERSTLNYNAKHPVITPKSSPVAELLVRHSHVTNLHTGVDATFTNLRQQYWILGARNIVRKTVFQCKRCFLQRKSTSSQIMGELPVPRVQASRFFQHTGLDYAGPISIKGSTGRTPVIGKAWFAVFVCLTTKALHIEAVTDLTTKAFIAAFQRFIARRSKPTDLYSDNGTTFHGSKRVLDEMRLLAMEQRKDENLANFFANEGILWHFIPPSAPHFGGIWEAGVRSIKLHMKRIMGSSALTFEELSTVVIQIEALLNSRPLCSSGDSTLDPLTPAHFLTGTPYTALPEPSRLDVPINRLERWTQLQAMVQGFWKRWHMEYLTSLHERTKWQLEDDNLKVDTLVVLKEPNLPPSKWILGRIQEVHAGQDDKVRVVTVKTAQGVFKRPITKLAILPLC from the coding sequence ATGCGGAGTGTGATTCAACAGCGGGGCTTTTGCAAAAGCCAAATCACTCGTGCGCATAACAATGCCACGAAATTTGTGGAAGATATTCAGTCAATCCCGACATTAGTCGCGCGATTGGCCCAGCTACAGGACAACTATTTGCGGTTTGTGCGACTTACGGAGGATTTGTACGCCTACGAGTCTGAAGAGGGTTGGGAAGACCCTGCTGAAGACGTTGATATATACGAGGAAAAACACTACGCTACATATGCTATTCTCAGTAATACGCTTGAAGATTTAAAGGCTGAAGTCGCTAACAATACTCTTCTTGTTTCCGATCAATCATTCAACACTACTCGCAGAAGCCATGTGGACTTTCAGTTCGAGCGAATCAAGCTCCCAACCTTTTCAGGAAATTATGAGGATTGGAAACATTTTTCGGACATGTTCACGGCATCGATTGCATCAAATACGAATTTCACTGAGTGCCAAAGATTTCACTATTTGAAATCATACCTGTCTGGCGAGGCACTCGCTTTAGTGAAACATATTCCCGTGACCAATGAAAACTACAGTGAAGCCTGGGACAAGTTGGAAAAGCGGTACAACAAAAAACCGCTTATTATCCGATCATTTCTGAACAGTTTTCTAACGCTACCTAGTGCCACAACCAGTAGCATCAGCACTGTGCGTAAATTGGTGGACGGCGCAGATGAAGTTATTCGTGGGTTAAGAGCACTTAAGTGCGATGAACGAGATCCCTggttaatatttatattattatcaaagttAGATCCTGAAACTCGGCAGTCATGGGCCCAGCGCGCAGAATCTGAAAATTCCAGTGTGACCATCGAGCAATTTCTAACCTTTCTCACGCCTCAAGCTCGACGATCGGCTGCTACTCATCATGCTGACGCCCACCAGAGACGCGACGACAACAAGTGTTTATATTGCCAGCAGGCTCATCAACTGTACAGGTGTGACCAATTTCTAACCCTGGACATCGCAGCTCGCCGAGAATTCCTGAAAACCAGAAAGCTCTGTTTTAACTGCCTCAGCGCTTCACACATGGTCGGCAATTGCACATCGAAACACACATGCCGGGTCTGCCGCCGCAAACATCATACATTGGTCCACGACACACCGCAGCCTTTTCGACCTGGAGAGCCTAATGAGTCACCTAGCGTAAACACTGGCAATCTGTCCTCAACCCCCCGAGATAGATCATTCAGCACAAACAATAAACTTCGCACTCACGAAGAGACACCATCAGGCAGCGTTCCTCCTGTGGGGAACAATTACACTCATCATACCCTGGAAAATATTCCGTATGCAGGTTCGCAAACCCTATTGCCAACCATTCTCGCAGACGTCGACGACGCTTGGGGAAATACAACAAAATGCAGAATGCTCTTAGACACGGGATCCACCATTACTTTGGCATCGGAACCATTTGATCAGCGGATTGGCGTGCATCGAACGCATGCACGAATTTCAATTCTTGGTCTGGCCGCAAACAACGCCGGTCATACTCGAGGGCGCGCACGCTTTAAGCTGCGCTCTCGGCATTCGGATCATATCATCGAGATGGACTCCTTAATTTTGTCCTCGCTAACGTCATCGCTTCCAGCGCAAACTATTGACACATCATCTTCAACCTGGAAGGAAATCTCAGCACTTCCCTTAGCAGATCCGACGTTCTGCACTCCTGGATCTATAGATGTCATCGTTGGATCTGATCAACTATGGTCTCTATATACCGgagaaagaaaatattttggtaAGAACTATCCCATCGCTCTCAATACAATTTTTGGTTGGATTATTGCAGGCTCGTACACTGCCTGCGACGACCACATCACTCCGGCCGTGACCCATCACGCGGATCTCGACACGATGGTTCGATCGTTCATGGAAATGGACAATGTGCAACCTAACCAATCTCTCTTGGACTCCAGTGATCCCACAGAGAGTCATTTCGCAAACACTCACACGCGCTCCGAAGACGGGGTCTATATCGTCGAGTATCCCTTCAAGGACGGAGCCCCGCCTATCGAATCAACTCTTCCCCAGGCCACCAACCGCCTAGTCTCATTGGAGCGACGGTTTCGTCGACATCCGGAACTCAAAAAACAATACGAGGAGTTTTTGGATGACTACTTGCAACGCGGTCATATGGAACAACTGACATCAGCCCAAGTAATGGACGACCCTGACACTTGCGTTTATCTACCGCATCACGCTGTCATCAAGCAGGATAGCCTGACGACCAAATGTCGGGTGGTCTTCGATGGATCTGGAAAAGACAGTTCTGGAATCTCCTTAAACGACAGACTTCATATTGGACCACCGATTCAGCGGGACTTGCTCGGGGTTTGCCTACGTTTCCGGCAGCACCGATATGTTCTATGCGCAGATATTGAAAAGATGTTTAGAGGGATTCAAGTTTCTAGGCGTCACACCAATTTTCAACGTATTGTGTGGCGCAAAAATGAGAATGAACCTATGCTTCATTTTCGCCTGTTAACAGTCACGTACGGCCTAGCGCCCTCTCCATTTCTGGCCGTTCGAGTTTTGAAGCAACTAGCTGACGATCATCGCCTCGAGTACCCGGCCGCATCACAAGCATTATCACAAGATGCTTATGTGGACGATATCCCAACTGGATGCGATTCGGTAGAAGATCTTTTGGTTCTAAAGACGGAGCTGATTGGACTCTTAGGAAAAGCGAAGTTCAAACTGCGGAAATGGAGCTCTAACTGCTGGAACCTTCTGCAATCATTACCTGAAGAGGATCGATGTTATGACCCAATACAGCTCACCAAAGGTTCACCCATGGAATCGCCCGTCAAGGTCCTTGGAATTCAGTGGAATCCAGGTCGTGATGTAATGTTCGTCAAACCTACAGAATTCGATCTCAGCATTGTCCCCACGAAACGAGAACTATTATCGCAACTTTCCAAGATCTATGACCCACTCGGGATTGCAGCGCCTACCACCGTGCTTCTCAAGCTCATCTTCCAAGAAAGTTGGACCGCTGTAATACACTGGGACGAACCTATTCCTGAAGCCCTGAATGCACGCTGGAGGGCATTAGTAGAGGATTTCTCGTCGCTGACAAAATGCCAAGTACCTCGGTATATTGCTGCACCCTACCAACACATCCAACTGCACGGATTCGCAGACGCATCCATGCACGCGTACGGTGTTGTTGTTTATAGTCGAGTAGCATCGGATGGGAAGTTCCACATAAATCTCGTAGCCGCCAAAACACGTGTGGCTCCAATAAAATCAGTCTCAATTCCACGCCTGGAATTGAACGCTGCCCTACTCCTGACACGGCTGCTCACTATTGTTAAAGCGTCGTTAACTATTCCTGTTAACAACACGATCTGCTGGACAGATTCGGAGATCGTGCTACACTGGCTGTCCGCACCACCACGGAATTGGAACATATACGTCTGCAACAGAACGGCTGAGATACTGAGCGAATACCCACGTAGCTGCTGGAGCCATGTCCGCTCCGAGGATAATCCTGCCGACTGCGCATCCAGGGGACTTCACCCATCTAAGCTTCTTGACCACGAACTTTGGTGGAAAGGCCCATCCTGGATGGCCTTGCCACAATACGAATGGCCTCTGTCTACTAGCAAGTTCCGAGTTGATACACATTTGGAGGCCAGAGCAGAGGAACGTCCAGCCAAGCCAACAACTCTACATAGCCTTCCTGACGAAAGTATGGACGAGTTGCTCATCAACAAGATCTCATCCTGGACTCGGCTCATAAGGGTAACTAGCTATTGTTATCGCTTTATTCATCGTCTTCGTTTGCAGCACAGGCCTTATTCTGAGTACCTAACATCAACGGAACTGCAGGCAGCACGAAACCAACTTCTTCGTCACATCCAACGAAAGGCCTTTCAAAGAGAGTATACGCAGCTAGAAAACGGACGCCAGCTTCATGCAAAATCGCCGCTGATCCGGTTTTCTCCATTTCTGGATAAGGACGGACTAGTGCGAGTTGGCGGACGAATCGAGAGGTCGACCCTTAACTACAACGCCAAGCACCCGGTTATAACTCCAAAGAGTTCTCCAGTCGCCGAGCTCCTGGTACGACATTCTCATGTGACGAATCTTCACACTGGAGTGGACGCCACGTTCACAAATCTTCGACAACAGTACTGGATCCTGGGTGCACGAAATATCGTCCGAAAGACTGTCTTTCAATGTAAACGCTGTTTTCTCCAACGCAAGAGCACAAGTAGCCAGATCATGGGAGAGCTACCTGTACCGCGGGTTCAAGCCAGCCGTTTCTTTCAACATACCGGCTTGGATTATGCCGGGCCAATTTCAATTAAAGGTTCAACTGGGCGCACACCAGTGATCGGAAAGGCATGGTTCGCAGTATTCGTTTGTCTAACAACGAAGGCTCTCCACATCGAAGCAGTCACCGATTTAACAACCAAGGCCTTTATTGCGGCTTTCCAACGATTCATTGCTCGGCGATCTAAACCAACTGATCTCTACTCAGACAACGGTACCACCTTTCATGGCAGCAAACGAGTACTCGACGAAATGCGGCTGCTAGCCATGGAGCAACGCAAGGATGAGAACTTAGCAAACTTCTTCGCCAACGAAGGAATCCTGTGGCACTTCATACCGCCTTCTGCCCCACACTTCGGGGGAATATGGGAAGCCGGAGTTCGGTCCATCAAGCTACATATGAAAAGAATAATGGGATCGTCAGCCCTAACCTTCGAGGAATTGTCTACAGTTGTAATACAGATTGAAGCCTTACTTAATTCCCGCCCTCTTTGCTCATCAGGGGATTCTACTTTGGATCCGCTTACTCCGGCCCATTTTTTGACTGGCACTCCCTATACTGCCTTACCGGAGCCATCCCGTCTAGACGTCCCTATCAACCGCTTGGAACGATGGACTCAACTACAAGCAATGGTCCAAGGCTTTTGGAAACGCTGGCATATGGAGTACCTAACCTCTCTGCACGAGCGCACCAAATGGCAACTGGAAGACGATAATTTGAAGGTCGACACACTGGTAGTGCTTAAGGAACCAAATCTACCTCCATCGAAATGGATTCTAGGACGTATCCAGGAGGTACACGCCGGACAAGACGACAAGGTCCGAGTTGTTACCGTCAAAACCGCCCAAGGAGTCTTCAAGCGGCCAATTACCAAATTGGCGATCTTGCCCCTTTGCTGA